In a single window of the Tiliqua scincoides isolate rTilSci1 chromosome 15, rTilSci1.hap2, whole genome shotgun sequence genome:
- the OTUB1 gene encoding ubiquitin thioesterase OTUB1: protein MAAEEPQQPQPQPEPVGGDTDGVNCLAYDEAIMAQQDRIQQEIAVQNPLVSERMELSVLYKEYADDDHVYQQKIKDLLKKYAYIRKTRPDGNCFYRAFGFSHLEALLEDGKELKRFKEVAAKSKDVLVSQGFTEFTIEDFHNTFMDLIEQVEKQTTLSELLASFNDQSTSDYLVVYLRLLTSGYLQRENKFFEHFIEGGRSIKEFCQQEVEPMCKESDHIHIIALAQALKVSILVEYMDRGEGGTTNPHVFPEGSEPKVYLLYRPGHYDILYK from the exons ATGGCGGCGGAGGAGCCTCAGCAGCCGCAGCCGCAGCCGGAGCCCGTCGGCGGGGACACGGACG GGGTGAACTGCTTGGCATACGATGAAGCTATCATGGCCCAGCAAGATCGCATCCAGCAGGAG ATTGCCGTTCAGAACCCCTTAGTCTCCGAGAGGATGGAGTTGTCGGTGCTGTACAAGGAGTACGCAGACGACGACCACGTCTATCAGCAGAAGATCAAG gatctGCTGAAGAAATATGCCTACATCCGGAAGACGAGACCAGATGGCAACTGTTTCTACCGGGCGTTTGGCTTTTCCCACCTTGAGGCTCTGTTGGAGGACGGCAAAGAGCTGAAACG CTTCAAAGAGGTGGCTGCCAAAAGCAAGGATGTGCTGGTGTCACAGGGTTTCACGGAATTCACCATAGAGGACTTCCACAACACG TTTATGGACCTGATAGAACAAGTGGAGAAGCAGACCACGCTTTCGGAGCTGCTGGCCTCCTTCAACGACCAGAGCACCTCGGATTACCTGGTGGTGTACCTGCGACTGCTCACCTCCGGCTACCTGCAGCGCGAGAACAAGTTTTTTGAGCACTTCATCGAGGGTGGGCGCAGCATAAAGGAGTTCTGCCAGCAG GAGGTGGAGCCCATGTGCAAGGAGAGCGACCACATCCACATCATCGCACTGGCCCAGGCCCTCAAAGTCTCCATCCTGGTGGAGTACATGGACCGGGGTGAGGGCGGCACCACCAACCCCCACGTTTTCCCCGAGGGCTCGGAGCCGAAAGTGTATCTACTGTACAGACCGGGACACTACGACATCCTGTACAAATAG